In Deltaproteobacteria bacterium, a genomic segment contains:
- a CDS encoding BamA/TamA family outer membrane protein yields MRAFVASTLLALVAIAGWIDATPAHALERSYIPLPEILTDPNEGNTYGALAVVLFLDEQKIIKYILAPDVRYNKITGVFPAFRLFGFPSRDKKWSIVARKSQNIDEDYEFIYSDNAFWQDRLRLSALFEYERDSTERFFGFGNGSSEKDESNYTAKETIGLVRLNYRLQPTLELTYQSRVRVFRVGKGGVDDFPFIGDEHPDTPGLGGATMVGQEIGLVYDSRDDTNIPRQGGFGLFSAEFIPRLLGSSFTAIKYAAEVRKFIPLRERFVFAMHGRINYLQSDADVPFFEQNDVGGRRSLRGFGSGRFVDKNSFFASAELRTRVYQRQVFGVNAELELAPFFDFGQVFRSSRASPFNDLHAVGGLGFRGVVRPQVVGFVDIGLGEQGVAVFTGLEYPF; encoded by the coding sequence GTGCGTGCATTCGTGGCGAGCACGTTGCTCGCGCTCGTCGCCATCGCCGGGTGGATCGACGCCACGCCAGCGCACGCGCTCGAACGCAGCTACATTCCGTTGCCGGAGATCTTGACGGATCCGAACGAGGGCAACACGTACGGCGCGCTCGCCGTCGTGTTGTTCCTCGACGAGCAGAAGATCATCAAGTACATCCTCGCGCCCGACGTTCGGTACAACAAGATCACCGGCGTCTTCCCCGCCTTCCGCCTGTTCGGCTTCCCGTCGCGCGACAAGAAGTGGAGCATCGTCGCGCGGAAGTCGCAGAACATCGACGAAGACTACGAGTTCATCTACAGCGACAACGCCTTCTGGCAGGATCGCCTCCGGCTCTCGGCGCTCTTCGAGTACGAGCGCGATTCGACGGAGCGCTTCTTCGGATTCGGGAACGGCTCCTCGGAGAAGGACGAGTCGAACTATACGGCGAAAGAGACGATCGGGCTCGTCCGGCTGAACTATCGGCTGCAACCGACGCTCGAACTGACCTATCAGTCGCGCGTCCGCGTGTTTCGTGTCGGTAAGGGCGGCGTCGACGACTTCCCGTTCATTGGCGACGAGCACCCCGATACGCCGGGGCTCGGCGGGGCGACGATGGTCGGTCAGGAGATCGGCCTCGTCTACGACAGCCGCGATGATACCAACATTCCGCGCCAGGGCGGCTTCGGTCTCTTCAGCGCCGAGTTCATTCCGCGCCTGCTCGGCAGCTCGTTCACGGCCATCAAGTACGCGGCGGAGGTGCGGAAGTTCATCCCGCTGCGCGAGCGCTTCGTGTTCGCCATGCACGGCCGCATCAACTACCTGCAGAGCGACGCCGACGTTCCCTTCTTCGAGCAGAACGACGTCGGCGGCCGGCGCAGCCTGCGCGGGTTCGGCAGTGGGCGCTTCGTCGACAAGAACAGCTTCTTCGCGTCGGCCGAGCTTCGTACCCGCGTCTATCAGCGGCAGGTCTTCGGGGTGAACGCCGAGCTCGAGCTCGCGCCGTTCTTCGATTTCGGCCAGGTGTTCCGGTCGTCGCGAGCATCGCCCTTCAACGACCTGCACGCGGTCGGCGGGCTCGGGTTCCGGGGCGTCGTACGTCCGCAGGTCGTGGGCTTCGTCGACATCGGCCTCGGCGAGCAGGGCGTCGCCGTCTTCACCGGGCTCGAGTATCCGTTCTGA
- a CDS encoding flippase-like domain-containing protein: MSPSVPVPDGSDDRVQSSERGAWSPATSSPSSTQFALAVVGLLLLAALIYQSGPLQLARHIAVLGWWAPLVFVPYAVSSIFDAAGWRVTFVHYRPPLWLLYLARLIGEAMNSITPTAYLGGEPVKAFVLQRFGVPLTEGAASVILAKTALTIAQIAFVVVGVALFMIRRDVGMVTVSTVFGLTLAGVGVTFLLVVLQRRGLVAFVARLMLRIFPRARLAARLAAGAPAVDARLRAFYGARPQAATVSVAFHFVGWVTGAAEVFVIMHLIGHPVSIGDAIIVEALAQPTRLAGVLIPGTLGVQEAGGMVIFRMLGLPPDLGLAMMLLKRVREIGFNLLGVALLTRLRPAPAA, from the coding sequence ATGTCGCCCTCAGTCCCAGTCCCCGACGGCTCCGACGATCGCGTCCAGAGCTCCGAGCGCGGTGCGTGGTCGCCGGCGACGTCGTCGCCGTCCTCGACGCAATTCGCGCTCGCGGTGGTCGGCCTGTTGCTGCTCGCCGCGCTGATCTACCAGAGCGGGCCGCTGCAGCTCGCGCGTCATATCGCCGTACTCGGTTGGTGGGCGCCGCTCGTCTTCGTCCCGTATGCGGTCTCCTCGATCTTCGACGCCGCGGGTTGGCGCGTGACGTTCGTGCACTACCGCCCTCCGCTCTGGCTGCTCTACCTCGCGCGCTTGATCGGCGAAGCCATGAACAGCATCACGCCGACGGCCTATCTCGGCGGCGAGCCCGTGAAGGCGTTCGTGCTGCAGCGCTTCGGCGTCCCGCTCACGGAGGGTGCCGCTTCGGTCATCCTCGCGAAGACCGCGCTCACGATCGCGCAGATCGCGTTCGTGGTCGTCGGCGTCGCGCTTTTCATGATCCGACGCGACGTCGGCATGGTGACGGTATCGACCGTATTCGGGCTCACGCTGGCCGGTGTCGGCGTGACGTTCCTGCTCGTCGTGCTGCAGCGGCGCGGGCTCGTCGCGTTCGTGGCGCGCCTGATGCTGCGGATCTTCCCGCGGGCGCGGCTCGCCGCACGACTTGCGGCGGGCGCGCCGGCGGTCGACGCGCGTCTCCGCGCGTTCTACGGCGCGCGGCCGCAGGCGGCGACCGTGTCGGTCGCCTTCCACTTCGTCGGCTGGGTCACCGGAGCCGCTGAGGTATTCGTGATCATGCACCTGATCGGGCACCCGGTATCGATCGGCGACGCGATCATCGTCGAGGCCCTCGCGCAGCCGACGCGGCTCGCGGGCGTCCTCATCCCGGGCACGCTCGGCGTACAGGAGGCGGGCGGGATGGTCATCTTCCGGATGCTCGGCCTACCCCCCGACCTCGGGCTCGCCATGATGCTGCTGAAGCGCGTCCGCGAGATCGGCTTCAACCTGTTGGGTGTCGCCCTCCTGACGCGGCTCCGCCCGGCGCCCGCCGCCTGA